A genome region from Eremothecium gossypii ATCC 10895 chromosome VII, complete sequence includes the following:
- a CDS encoding AGL369Wp (NOHBY729; No homolog in Saccharomyces cerevisiae; Similar to Ashbya gossypii AGL368W and ADL400W), translated as MMCMVVPAECLMKRSKWKLKALVLCSIYLILIDPALLCASGLLLNLFPSVKSWSQDDITKYTFWEACAMCPFVACVPIPVIFKLAFKRVPHQEKEAASSLDGYDRVSGTDAEPQGNSFGWKLCKVFYIYCSLCSLAQAFLAISSYPDLVKSELFGKSTLYSRALVGTLFFQSVALLCSLFCNFYILNSGERRELYLAGAISLCSYNFLYICHDYIVVAVGLEN; from the coding sequence ATGATGTGCATGGTTGTGCCTGCTGAGTGCCTGATGAAGAGATCGAAATGGAAGCTCAAGGCGTTGGTACTATGTTCAATCTACCTGATACTAATTGATCCAGCGTTACTGTGCGCTAGTGGCTTGTTATTAAACCTCTTTCCATCAGTTAAATCCTGGTCTCAGGATGATATTACAAAATATACTTTTTGGGAGGCCTGTGCTATGTGCCCATTTGTGGCCTGCGTTCCGATACCTGTAATCTTCAAACTGGCCTTCAAACGTGTGCCGCATCAAGAGAAAGAGGCAGCATCCTCTTTGGATGGTTATGATCGTGTATCTGGCACGGATGCTGAGCCACAGGGCAACTCGTTTGGTTGGAAACTATGCAAGGTGTTCTATATTTACTGTTCATTGTGCTCACTCGCCCAGGCATTTTTGGCTATCAGTTCATACCCGGACCTGGTTAAAAGTGAGCTTTTTGGCAAGTCTACACTGTACAGTCGCGCACTTGTGGGAACTTTATTCTTTCAATCGGTAGCGTTGCTTTGTTCGCTGTTCTGCAATTTTTACATTTTGAACTCAGGGGAACGGCGGGAACTCTATTTGGCCGGGGCTATTTCACTCTGCAGCTATAACTTTTTGTATATCTGCCACGACTATATAGTTGTTGCAGTCGGCCTTGAGAACTAA